From the genome of Papaver somniferum cultivar HN1 chromosome 2, ASM357369v1, whole genome shotgun sequence, one region includes:
- the LOC113349807 gene encoding protein MICRORCHIDIA 2-like isoform X2, which translates to MSSEQNKDPINVVHLEGNSEKDPNNRIPAIGNQPLMSCKSKTNQKHKSESRSFWRAGDYAVGNTKSVTPQGQLEHARVHPKFLHSNATSHKWAFGAIAELLDNAVDEIRSGATYVKVDTLYNAKDESPALLFQDNGGGMDPDCMRQCMSLGYSSKMANTTIGQYGNGFKTSTMRLGADVIVFSRATRGSRVTQSIGLLSYTFLRKTGQDDVIVPMVDFEVTGRQTQPIICGSQADWSSNLKLILQWSPFASEEELMQQDICLKDEVVTGKGSRESHRLLESHISYQLRYSLRAYASILYLRKFTDFQIILRGKTVQQYIVAEDLKYSKVIIYKPKLGLASQEISVETTIGFVKEAPLLKVSGFNIYHKNRLIRPFWKAYHEGSSRGTGVVGVLEANFIEPAHDKQDFERSALYIRLETRIKQMIMEYWTGNCHKIGFQSRIPEIRCMQKELRVGEVSTGFKAGYQLPTEQPVVGLAANVPHGLAAGSSKEEESLDGLGSTTIEQICEENIQLFMKCKDHKEKENDLKNTVGKLEKQLQEAKRKCSQLASHIENRKKHLLAKQQEREKI; encoded by the exons ATGTCTTCGGAACAAAATAAAGATCCTATTAACGTTGTTCATCTCGAAGGTAACAGTGAGAAAGATCCAAACAATCGAATACCAGCTATAGGGAATCAACCTCTCATGTCTTGTAAAAGTAAAACCAATCAAAAGCATAAATCAGAATCACGTAGCTTTTGGAGAGCAGGGGATTATGCAGTTGGTAACACCAAATCTGTTACTCCTCAAG GTCAACTGGAACACGCTCGCGTTCATCCGAAGTTTCTTCATTCTAATGCAACATCTCATAAGTGGGCATTTGGAG CTATAGCGGAGCTTCTTGATAATGCGGTTGATGAG ATCAGGAGTGGTGCTACCTACGTTAAGGTGGATACATTATATAACGCGAAGGATGAATCTCCTGCATTGCTTTTCCAAG ATAATGGAGGAGGAATGGATCCTGATTGTATGAGGCAGTGTATGAGCTTGGGCTATTCGTCAAAGATGGCAAACACAACGATTGGACAGT ATGGTAATGGGTTCAAGACTAGTACCATGCGACTGGGAGCTGATGTTATCGTTTTCAGCCGGGCCACTCGTGGAAG CCGTGTGACACAAAGCATAGGTCTCCTCTCGTATACATTTTTGAGAAAAACTGGGCAAGATGATGTCATTGTTCCCATG GTTGATTTTGAAGTTACTGGGCGTCAAACCCAGCCAATAATATGTGGTTCACAAGCTGATTGGTCTAGTAACTTGAAGCTAATCCTTCAATGGTCACCCTTTGCTTCTGAGGAAGAGCTTATGCAACAG GATATATGTTTGAAAGATGAAGTTGTTACTGGAAAGGGGTCTAGGGAATCACACAGACTACTGGAATCTCATATTTCTTACCAACTTCGCTATTCCTTAAGG GCTTACGCGTCGATCTTGTATTTAAGAAAATTTACTGATTTCCAAATTATTTTAAGGGGGAAAACTGTTCAACAGTACATTGTTGCGGAGGATTTGAAATATTCCAAAGTAATTATTTACAAACCAAAGCTGGGATTAGCTTCACAAGAG ATTTCGGTGGAAACAACAATTGGATTTGTGAAAGAGGCCCCTCTTCTTAAAGTCTCCGGGTTTAATATTTACCATAAGaatcgcctaattagg CCGTTCTGGAAAGCCTATCATGAAGGTTCTAGCAGAGGCACTGGTGTTGTAG GTGTTCTTGAAGCAAATTTTATTGAACCAGCACATGACAAACAGGACTTTGAAAGATCAGCTTTATACATCCGGCTTGAGACTAGGATTAAACAAATGATAATGGAATACTG GACAGGAAACTGCCACAAGATAGGATTTCAATCTAGAATCCCTGAGATACGTTGTATGCAGAAGGAATTGCGTGTTGGTGAAGTGTCTACTGGCTTTAAAGCTGGTTATCAGTTGCCTACCGAGCAACCTGTCGTGGGTCTTGCAGCTAATGTGCCACATGGACTAGCAGCA GGTTCTTCTAAAGAAGAGGAATCTTTAGATGGTTTAGGTTCCACTACAATCGAGCAGATATGTGAAGAGAACATACAATTATTCATGAA GTGTAAAGATCACAAAGAGAAGGAAAATGACCTAAAAAACACG GTTGGGAAATTGGAAAAGCAGCTGCAGGAAGCCAAAAGGAAATGTTCTCAACTTGCTTCTCATATAGAAAATAGAAAGAAACATCTGTTGGCAAAGCAGCAAGAAAGGGAGAAGATATGA
- the LOC113349807 gene encoding protein MICRORCHIDIA 2-like isoform X1, whose amino-acid sequence MSSEQNKDPINVVHLEGNSEKDPNNRIPAIGNQPLMSCKSKTNQKHKSESRSFWRAGDYAVGNTKSVTPQGQLEHARVHPKFLHSNATSHKWAFGAIAELLDNAVDEIRSGATYVKVDTLYNAKDESPALLFQDNGGGMDPDCMRQCMSLGYSSKMANTTIGQYGNGFKTSTMRLGADVIVFSRATRGSRVTQSIGLLSYTFLRKTGQDDVIVPMVDFEVTGRQTQPIICGSQADWSSNLKLILQWSPFASEEELMQQFDDIEAHGTKIIIYNLWLSDDGVLELDFNKDEEDICLKDEVVTGKGSRESHRLLESHISYQLRYSLRAYASILYLRKFTDFQIILRGKTVQQYIVAEDLKYSKVIIYKPKLGLASQEISVETTIGFVKEAPLLKVSGFNIYHKNRLIRPFWKAYHEGSSRGTGVVGVLEANFIEPAHDKQDFERSALYIRLETRIKQMIMEYWTGNCHKIGFQSRIPEIRCMQKELRVGEVSTGFKAGYQLPTEQPVVGLAANVPHGLAAGSSKEEESLDGLGSTTIEQICEENIQLFMKCKDHKEKENDLKNTVGKLEKQLQEAKRKCSQLASHIENRKKHLLAKQQEREKI is encoded by the exons ATGTCTTCGGAACAAAATAAAGATCCTATTAACGTTGTTCATCTCGAAGGTAACAGTGAGAAAGATCCAAACAATCGAATACCAGCTATAGGGAATCAACCTCTCATGTCTTGTAAAAGTAAAACCAATCAAAAGCATAAATCAGAATCACGTAGCTTTTGGAGAGCAGGGGATTATGCAGTTGGTAACACCAAATCTGTTACTCCTCAAG GTCAACTGGAACACGCTCGCGTTCATCCGAAGTTTCTTCATTCTAATGCAACATCTCATAAGTGGGCATTTGGAG CTATAGCGGAGCTTCTTGATAATGCGGTTGATGAG ATCAGGAGTGGTGCTACCTACGTTAAGGTGGATACATTATATAACGCGAAGGATGAATCTCCTGCATTGCTTTTCCAAG ATAATGGAGGAGGAATGGATCCTGATTGTATGAGGCAGTGTATGAGCTTGGGCTATTCGTCAAAGATGGCAAACACAACGATTGGACAGT ATGGTAATGGGTTCAAGACTAGTACCATGCGACTGGGAGCTGATGTTATCGTTTTCAGCCGGGCCACTCGTGGAAG CCGTGTGACACAAAGCATAGGTCTCCTCTCGTATACATTTTTGAGAAAAACTGGGCAAGATGATGTCATTGTTCCCATG GTTGATTTTGAAGTTACTGGGCGTCAAACCCAGCCAATAATATGTGGTTCACAAGCTGATTGGTCTAGTAACTTGAAGCTAATCCTTCAATGGTCACCCTTTGCTTCTGAGGAAGAGCTTATGCAACAG TTTGATGATATTGAAGCTCATGGGACAAAGATTATCATATATAACTTATGGCTTAGTGATGATGGGGTTCTGGAACTAGATTTCAATAAAGATGAGGAG GATATATGTTTGAAAGATGAAGTTGTTACTGGAAAGGGGTCTAGGGAATCACACAGACTACTGGAATCTCATATTTCTTACCAACTTCGCTATTCCTTAAGG GCTTACGCGTCGATCTTGTATTTAAGAAAATTTACTGATTTCCAAATTATTTTAAGGGGGAAAACTGTTCAACAGTACATTGTTGCGGAGGATTTGAAATATTCCAAAGTAATTATTTACAAACCAAAGCTGGGATTAGCTTCACAAGAG ATTTCGGTGGAAACAACAATTGGATTTGTGAAAGAGGCCCCTCTTCTTAAAGTCTCCGGGTTTAATATTTACCATAAGaatcgcctaattagg CCGTTCTGGAAAGCCTATCATGAAGGTTCTAGCAGAGGCACTGGTGTTGTAG GTGTTCTTGAAGCAAATTTTATTGAACCAGCACATGACAAACAGGACTTTGAAAGATCAGCTTTATACATCCGGCTTGAGACTAGGATTAAACAAATGATAATGGAATACTG GACAGGAAACTGCCACAAGATAGGATTTCAATCTAGAATCCCTGAGATACGTTGTATGCAGAAGGAATTGCGTGTTGGTGAAGTGTCTACTGGCTTTAAAGCTGGTTATCAGTTGCCTACCGAGCAACCTGTCGTGGGTCTTGCAGCTAATGTGCCACATGGACTAGCAGCA GGTTCTTCTAAAGAAGAGGAATCTTTAGATGGTTTAGGTTCCACTACAATCGAGCAGATATGTGAAGAGAACATACAATTATTCATGAA GTGTAAAGATCACAAAGAGAAGGAAAATGACCTAAAAAACACG GTTGGGAAATTGGAAAAGCAGCTGCAGGAAGCCAAAAGGAAATGTTCTCAACTTGCTTCTCATATAGAAAATAGAAAGAAACATCTGTTGGCAAAGCAGCAAGAAAGGGAGAAGATATGA